In the genome of Meles meles chromosome 4, mMelMel3.1 paternal haplotype, whole genome shotgun sequence, one region contains:
- the LOC123939664 gene encoding cell surface glycoprotein CD200 receptor 1-like isoform X1, protein MPCTRRTPKQRLLPILTVCLVLECIRAGVGSSGTPGNSTKQQTASTHSSSVKGKERSLTLPAEANTSLSVPVDTKAVLLCPPDNSTALLVTWTISLRDQPPCTRAYRRDNNETSERNCTDERISWESRPDQNPALQIDPVAITHDGYYRCEVAAPDGLFGHTYCLRVLVPPKVTLFRDSSGTVVCRAAAGKPSAQIFWTPRGDCHAEEEPLGNGTVTVQSTCHWEGRQVSNVSCSVSHVTGNKSLFLELKTGDQLSPNSTTFYITSFFWFALVLVALVIVGSIGLWKTHCCRKCKLKKTEATSVVEEEEMQPYASYTEKNNPLYDTVSK, encoded by the exons AGTGCATACGTGCAGGAGTGGGAAGTTCTGGGACACCAGGGAACTCAACGAAGCAGCAAACAG CTTCAACACATAGTTCATCtgtgaaaggaaaggagagaagcctCACACTTCCTGCAGAAg CTAACACTTCTCTGTCTGTACCTGTGGATACAAAGGCTGTGCTCCTTTGTCCTCCTGACAACTCCACAGCTTTGCTGGTAACATGGACAATAAGCCTCAGAGACCAGCCTCCCTGCACTAGAGCCTATAGGAGAGACAACAATGAGACCAGTGAAAGAAACTGTACTGATGAGAGAATATCCTGGGAGTCCAGACCTGATCAGAATCCTGCCCTTCAAATTGACCCCGTGGCCATCACTCATGATGGATATTACAGGTGTGAAGTGGCTGCACCTGATGGGCTTTTCGGTCATACATATTGCCTCCGCGTGTTAG TGCCCCCCAAGGTGACCCTGTTTCGAGACAGCAGTGGAACTGTTGTGTGCAGGGCAGCTGCAGGGAAGCCATCTGCACAGATCTTCTGGACCCCAAGGGGAGATTGTCACGCTGAGGAAGAACCACTGGGCAATGGTACAGTGACCGTCCAGAGTACATGCCACTGGGAGGGCCGCCAGGTGTCTAATGTGTCCTGCTCTGTCTCCCATGTGACTGGCAACAAGAGTCTGTTCTTAGAGCTGAAAACAG GTGACCAGTTATCACCAAACTCAACTACTTTTTATATAACCTCCTTTTTTTGGTTTGCCTTGGTTTTGGTTGCCTTGGTCATTGTGGGATCCATTGGGCTTTGGAAAACCCATTGCTGCAG aaaatgcaaattaaaaaagacaGAAGCTACTTCAGTTGTTGAGGAG GAAGAAATGCAGCCTTATGCCAGCTACACAGAGAAGAACAATCCACTCTATGATACCGTGAGCAAGTGA
- the LOC123939664 gene encoding cell surface glycoprotein CD200 receptor 1-like isoform X2: MPCTRRTPKQRLLPILTVCLVLECIRAGVGSSGTPGNSTKQQTASTHSSSVKGKERSLTLPAEANTSLSVPVDTKAVLLCPPDNSTALLVTWTISLRDQPPCTRAYRRDNNETSERNCTDERISWESRPDQNPALQIDPVAITHDGYYRCEVAAPDGLFGHTYCLRVLVPPKVTLFRDSSGTVVCRAAAGKPSAQIFWTPRGDCHAEEEPLGNGTVTVQSTCHWEGRQVSNVSCSVSHVTGNKSLFLELKTGDQLSPNSTTFYITSFFWFALVLVALVIVGSIGLWKTHCCRKCKLKKTEATSVVEEKCSLMPATQRRTIHSMIP; the protein is encoded by the exons AGTGCATACGTGCAGGAGTGGGAAGTTCTGGGACACCAGGGAACTCAACGAAGCAGCAAACAG CTTCAACACATAGTTCATCtgtgaaaggaaaggagagaagcctCACACTTCCTGCAGAAg CTAACACTTCTCTGTCTGTACCTGTGGATACAAAGGCTGTGCTCCTTTGTCCTCCTGACAACTCCACAGCTTTGCTGGTAACATGGACAATAAGCCTCAGAGACCAGCCTCCCTGCACTAGAGCCTATAGGAGAGACAACAATGAGACCAGTGAAAGAAACTGTACTGATGAGAGAATATCCTGGGAGTCCAGACCTGATCAGAATCCTGCCCTTCAAATTGACCCCGTGGCCATCACTCATGATGGATATTACAGGTGTGAAGTGGCTGCACCTGATGGGCTTTTCGGTCATACATATTGCCTCCGCGTGTTAG TGCCCCCCAAGGTGACCCTGTTTCGAGACAGCAGTGGAACTGTTGTGTGCAGGGCAGCTGCAGGGAAGCCATCTGCACAGATCTTCTGGACCCCAAGGGGAGATTGTCACGCTGAGGAAGAACCACTGGGCAATGGTACAGTGACCGTCCAGAGTACATGCCACTGGGAGGGCCGCCAGGTGTCTAATGTGTCCTGCTCTGTCTCCCATGTGACTGGCAACAAGAGTCTGTTCTTAGAGCTGAAAACAG GTGACCAGTTATCACCAAACTCAACTACTTTTTATATAACCTCCTTTTTTTGGTTTGCCTTGGTTTTGGTTGCCTTGGTCATTGTGGGATCCATTGGGCTTTGGAAAACCCATTGCTGCAG aaaatgcaaattaaaaaagacaGAAGCTACTTCAGTTGTTGAGGAG AAATGCAGCCTTATGCCAGCTACACAGAGAAGAACAATCCACTCTATGATACCGTGA